A genomic window from Cloacibacillus evryensis DSM 19522 includes:
- a CDS encoding IS5 family transposase, with amino-acid sequence MKPKTTEEPQDRLFQDRLENMINMDHELVKLGDKINRKTFESTLGEVYIANKGRPGLPTRLMIGLHYLKGLRDLSDEATVMEFLENPYWQYF; translated from the coding sequence ATGAAGCCAAAGACCACAGAAGAACCTCAGGATAGATTATTTCAAGACAGGCTCGAAAACATGATCAATATGGACCATGAACTCGTAAAACTGGGCGATAAAATAAACCGGAAGACCTTCGAGAGTACACTAGGCGAGGTCTACATTGCAAACAAAGGCCGCCCCGGACTTCCGACAAGACTTATGATCGGCCTTCACTATCTTAAAGGCCTTCGCGATCTTTCAGACGAAGCGACAGTTATGGAATTCCTAGAAAACCCATACTGGCAGTATTTTTGA